A genomic region of Acipenser ruthenus chromosome 9, fAciRut3.2 maternal haplotype, whole genome shotgun sequence contains the following coding sequences:
- the LOC117972897 gene encoding olfactory receptor 52K1-like, protein MENVSKVASFTLTGLMEINNYKYVYFAITLVGYLLIICFNCILISIIYLNKSLHEPMYIFLCALLVNALYGTSAFYPKLLTDLLSDVHLISYTGCLLQIFVLFTYAASEFTILTVMAYDRYVSICKPLHYHSIMTPSSVKIMLFLAWLFPVCLIGVIVILTSRLTLCGTKLEKCYCDNWSVVKLSCVDTTVNNAVGFLVLIIVVFPPLGFIVYSYIQILKICLRSSKEYRIKALNTCMPHLLTVVNYSINVLFEIIISRLHTGVPQIIRILMSVEYLVIPPLCNPIIYGLKLQEIRKRVKQMLFIRKVSPAVEIPKT, encoded by the coding sequence ATGGAGAATGTATCCAAAGTCGCATCGTTTACTCTCACTGGACTAATGGAAATAAACAActacaaatatgtatattttgccaTCACCCTTGTTGGATATCTGCTAATCATTTGTTTTAACTGCATTTTGATTTCCATTATATATCTAAACAAAAGTCTTCACGAGCCCATGTACatctttctctgtgctttacttgtCAATGCTCTCTATGGGACTTCTGCTTTCTACCCTAAACTCTTGACTGACTTGCTGTCTGACGTCCACTTGATTTCCTACACTGGATGCTTACTTCAAATATTTGTTCTTTTCACTTATGCTGCATCTGAATTTACAATTTTAACAGTAATGGCATATGATCGGTATGTGTCCATTTGTAAACCTTTACACTACCATAGCATTATGACACCTTCATCtgttaaaataatgttgtttttagcTTGGCTTTTCCCTGTCTGTTTGATAGGAGTCATTGTTATTTTAACTAGCAGACTAACTCTTTGCGGTACTAAATTAGAAAAATGTTACTGTGACAACTGGTCAGTGGTAAAGCTATCTTGTGTGGACACAACAGTAAACAATGCCGTTGGGTTTCTTGTATTAATAATTGTAGTGTTTCCACCTCTGGGTTTCATTGTATATTCTTATATTCAAATACTTAAAATCTGTCTCAGAAGTTCAAAGGAATATAGAATAAAAGCGCTGAACACATGTATGCCACACCTTTTAACAGTTGTCAACTATTCCATTAATGTTCTGTTTGAAATAATTATTAGCCGACTCCACACAGGTGTGCCACAAATCATACGTATACTTATGTCAGTGGAATATTTAGTTATTCCTCCTCTATGCAATCCCATTATTTATGGTCTGAAACTGCAAGAGATTCGTAAGAGGGTAAAACAAATGTTATTCATAAGAAAAGTAAGTCCAGCTGTAGAAATTCCCAAAACTTAA